A genome region from Schaalia sp. 19OD2882 includes the following:
- a CDS encoding primosomal protein N' produces MDVEQEALPGMAAPPRPEVEIAHVLVDVDLPHLDRPLDYVVPDELADRAHIGHSVEVRLAGRTHAGWILGRSRGRPEIALQPIRRVTSTAPVLDRTLVALARMVADRHVATMSQVLSLAVPPRHARTEKAVLAEEPAPMPLAPTPVAEDDRVAWAHWSGGEALVAHLHAGESPRAVWGALAPTRERQLRALVSATLASGRACLVIEATLERARATAQMLDASLGVPVRLQSGELEARQRHRIHLEGLLGRLHVVVGTRSAVWTPMPDLGLIVVWDDGDDRLREVRHPRTDALEVAILRCHQQRCALVTGGWSRSVRAQALVRSGWAVSVDPDLATRRALAPVVDVQDEADLEREGPAGASRVPPQAMRLLRHALDTGPVLVHVPYAGYVPVVSCARCRRRARCTHCAGALASTAPERISCRLCGADASSWRCDQCHGTELVQGRVGSQRMGEELGRAFPGVPLLVVSGGQDTPRHVEASPRIVVATAGSEPTCEGGYAAALVLDARAIAGRPELWAPEEALRRWFTVLALVRPTGRALVVGGVEPALRQALRRWDPVDFAERALDEREALGFFPAATLVALDGPAKDVRAVLDEAEGEVLGILPRPGEMGGNVRGLLRLTRSDAAAGLARLRAIQQTRSARRLTPVGIDVNPPELF; encoded by the coding sequence ATGGATGTGGAGCAGGAAGCTTTGCCGGGCATGGCGGCACCGCCTCGACCGGAGGTCGAGATCGCGCACGTCCTCGTCGACGTCGACCTGCCGCACCTGGATCGCCCGCTGGACTACGTGGTGCCGGATGAGCTCGCAGATCGCGCCCACATCGGCCACAGCGTCGAAGTGCGCCTGGCCGGGCGCACACACGCCGGGTGGATCCTGGGGCGTTCCCGCGGGCGTCCCGAAATCGCCCTGCAGCCGATCCGGCGCGTGACCTCGACTGCGCCGGTCCTCGACAGGACCCTGGTCGCACTGGCGCGCATGGTTGCCGACCGCCATGTGGCCACCATGTCCCAAGTGCTCAGCCTTGCCGTGCCGCCACGACATGCACGTACCGAGAAGGCCGTCCTGGCCGAAGAACCGGCTCCGATGCCCCTGGCCCCGACACCCGTGGCCGAGGACGACCGCGTGGCGTGGGCGCACTGGAGTGGCGGTGAGGCGCTGGTGGCCCATTTGCACGCCGGAGAGTCCCCACGTGCGGTGTGGGGCGCCCTCGCGCCGACGCGCGAGAGGCAGCTCCGCGCCCTCGTGAGTGCGACGCTGGCCTCCGGACGCGCTTGCCTCGTCATCGAAGCCACCCTCGAGCGGGCGCGCGCCACTGCGCAGATGCTCGACGCGAGCCTCGGCGTCCCCGTTCGCCTCCAGTCAGGGGAGCTGGAGGCCCGGCAACGTCACCGCATCCACCTCGAAGGTCTGCTCGGTCGCCTGCATGTCGTGGTGGGAACCAGGTCGGCCGTGTGGACCCCCATGCCCGACCTGGGGTTGATCGTCGTCTGGGACGACGGGGACGACCGGTTGCGGGAGGTCCGTCACCCTCGCACCGATGCGCTCGAGGTCGCGATCCTGCGCTGCCATCAGCAGCGGTGTGCCTTGGTGACCGGAGGCTGGTCCCGGTCGGTAAGGGCCCAGGCGCTGGTGCGCTCCGGCTGGGCGGTGTCCGTCGACCCCGACCTGGCCACGCGGCGCGCGCTCGCACCCGTCGTGGACGTGCAGGACGAGGCCGACCTCGAACGCGAGGGACCGGCCGGTGCCAGCCGGGTCCCTCCCCAGGCCATGCGCCTGCTCCGCCACGCCCTGGACACTGGTCCGGTCCTCGTGCACGTGCCCTACGCCGGGTACGTTCCCGTCGTCAGCTGCGCAAGGTGCCGGCGAAGGGCACGGTGCACGCACTGCGCCGGCGCTCTGGCCTCCACGGCGCCCGAGCGCATCTCGTGCCGATTGTGCGGCGCCGACGCCTCGTCCTGGCGCTGCGACCAATGCCATGGAACCGAGCTGGTCCAAGGACGCGTCGGCTCACAGCGCATGGGAGAAGAACTCGGACGCGCATTCCCGGGAGTGCCCCTGCTCGTCGTCTCCGGCGGCCAGGACACCCCTCGGCACGTCGAGGCCTCCCCACGCATCGTCGTGGCCACTGCGGGCAGCGAACCCACGTGCGAAGGCGGATACGCGGCCGCCCTCGTCCTCGATGCCCGTGCGATCGCCGGACGTCCCGAACTGTGGGCGCCCGAAGAAGCACTGCGACGATGGTTCACCGTCCTCGCCCTCGTACGCCCCACAGGTCGAGCCCTCGTCGTCGGGGGAGTGGAACCCGCCCTGCGTCAGGCACTGCGCCGTTGGGACCCCGTGGACTTCGCCGAACGAGCCCTTGACGAGCGTGAGGCTCTCGGCTTCTTCCCGGCGGCCACCCTGGTGGCTCTCGACGGGCCCGCCAAGGACGTGCGCGCCGTCCTGGACGAGGCCGAGGGTGAGGTCCTGGGCATCCTTCCACGTCCCGGTGAAATGGGTGGCAACGTCCGTGGGCTCCTGCGCCTGACCCGTTCCGACGCGGCCGCGGGTCTTGCCAGGCTCCGCGCCATCCAGCAGACTCGTTCGGCCCGGCGCCTGACGCCAGTGGGCATCGACGTCAACCCTCCGGAATTGTTCTGA
- a CDS encoding vitamin K epoxide reductase family protein, producing MSGEVEVDEIEDRAPLAWVRRTSIEMILSGVVGLVASFVLSIEAWQLAMDANTRFGCDVSAVLSCSSVAQSWQARILGFPNAFLGILFETAVLCVSVALMAGVRFPRWYMLCVEALYTVGLAFALWLFSQSYAVLHVLCPWCLLITVTTTLVWAGLTRINIREGHLPAPALLRSAVRSGADWALTGFFLFVLAALVGAAYGPAMFA from the coding sequence ATGAGCGGGGAAGTGGAGGTGGACGAGATCGAGGATCGCGCACCCTTGGCATGGGTGAGGCGCACGAGCATCGAGATGATCCTCTCAGGCGTTGTGGGCCTGGTGGCCTCCTTCGTCTTGTCCATCGAGGCCTGGCAGCTGGCGATGGACGCGAACACGCGTTTCGGGTGTGACGTCTCAGCCGTCCTGTCCTGCTCCTCGGTCGCCCAGTCGTGGCAGGCACGAATCCTCGGATTCCCCAACGCCTTCCTGGGGATCCTCTTCGAGACGGCGGTCCTGTGCGTGTCGGTGGCGTTGATGGCCGGCGTGCGTTTCCCCCGTTGGTACATGCTCTGCGTCGAGGCCCTGTACACGGTGGGACTGGCCTTCGCCCTGTGGCTCTTCAGCCAGTCCTATGCCGTCCTGCACGTCCTGTGCCCGTGGTGCCTGCTCATCACGGTGACCACCACCCTGGTGTGGGCGGGCCTGACGCGCATCAACATACGTGAAGGGCATCTGCCGGCGCCTGCACTGTTGCGTTCGGCGGTGCGAAGCGGCGCCGACTGGGCACTCACCGGGTTCTTCCTCTTCGTGCTGGCCGCACTGGTCGGCGCCGCCTACGGGCCCGCGATGTTCGCCTGA
- the metK gene encoding methionine adenosyltransferase, whose amino-acid sequence MTTNRQLFTSESVTEGHPDKVCDRISDAILDAILEQDPHARVAVETMVTTGLVHVAGEVTTEGYVEIPHIVRSEICRIGYTSSRVGFDGASCGVSVSLGAQSPDIAGGVASSLEARGGTSVDPRDRQGAGDQGVIFGYASNDTPDLMPAPIWLAHRMAKRLAQVRRDGEFLGLRPDGKTQVTLGYEGDRPVGVETVVVSSQHDDELRQEDLRAAIGALVVDHVLDEAGLDLSRENMQVLVNPSGRFVLGGPGGDAGLTGRKVIVDTYGGMARHGGGAFSGKDPSKVDRSAAYAARWAAKNIVAAGLADRCELQVAYAIGRARPVSVLAQTFGTGRVDDALIARVVQEVFDLRPAGMIEDLDLLRPIYTQTSAYGHFGREGLPWERLDKVELLRAAVGA is encoded by the coding sequence GTGACCACGAACCGCCAGCTCTTCACCTCCGAGTCCGTCACCGAGGGCCACCCCGACAAGGTCTGCGACCGGATTTCGGATGCCATCCTCGATGCGATCCTCGAACAGGACCCCCACGCCCGTGTGGCCGTCGAAACCATGGTCACCACGGGGCTGGTGCACGTCGCCGGAGAGGTGACCACCGAGGGGTACGTGGAGATCCCACACATCGTCCGCTCGGAGATCTGCCGCATCGGGTACACCAGCTCGCGAGTGGGCTTTGACGGCGCTTCTTGCGGCGTGTCCGTCTCCTTGGGTGCGCAGAGCCCCGACATCGCGGGAGGGGTGGCCAGCTCCCTGGAGGCGCGCGGTGGGACCTCCGTCGATCCGCGCGACCGACAGGGCGCAGGGGACCAAGGCGTCATCTTCGGTTACGCGAGCAATGACACGCCCGATCTCATGCCGGCCCCCATCTGGCTGGCCCACCGGATGGCCAAGCGCCTGGCCCAGGTGCGCAGGGACGGGGAGTTCCTCGGATTGCGCCCGGACGGCAAGACCCAGGTGACATTGGGGTACGAGGGCGACCGGCCCGTCGGTGTCGAGACAGTGGTCGTCTCCAGCCAGCACGACGACGAGCTCCGTCAAGAAGATCTCCGAGCAGCCATCGGCGCCCTGGTCGTCGACCACGTGCTGGACGAGGCCGGCCTGGACCTGTCGCGTGAGAACATGCAGGTGCTCGTCAACCCTTCAGGTCGTTTCGTCCTCGGAGGGCCCGGCGGTGACGCCGGCCTGACGGGCCGAAAGGTCATCGTCGACACCTACGGGGGCATGGCGCGCCACGGAGGCGGCGCCTTCTCCGGCAAGGACCCCTCCAAGGTCGACCGCAGCGCCGCCTACGCGGCGCGGTGGGCCGCGAAGAACATCGTGGCAGCAGGCTTGGCCGACCGCTGCGAACTGCAGGTGGCCTACGCCATCGGACGCGCCCGGCCGGTGAGCGTCCTCGCCCAGACCTTCGGAACCGGCAGGGTCGACGACGCCCTCATCGCTCGCGTCGTGCAGGAGGTCTTCGACCTACGGCCCGCCGGCATGATCGAGGACCTGGACCTGTTGCGCCCGATCTACACGCAGACCTCCGCATACGGGCACTTCGGACGGGAGGGACTTCCGTGGGAACGTCTCGACAAGGTCGAACTCCTGCGAGCTGCGGTGGGCGCATGA
- the coaBC gene encoding bifunctional phosphopantothenoylcysteine decarboxylase/phosphopantothenate--cysteine ligase CoaBC — MSASVVLGVSAGIAAYKAAHVLRLLVKAGMDVHVVPTPASLSFVGAATWSALSGNPVHTGVFDSGLADHVELARTADLVLVVPATADLVARVRAGMADDLLTTTILAASCPVVLAPAMHTQMWASPATRDNITTLRARGIHVIDPVSGDLSSGDAGVGRLPEPEDIVAQALQVLDSVPGGTPAQAQDMRGLRVLVTAGGTREPLDPVRFIGNISSGRQGCAIARAARGRGAQVTLIASNVDGDLLPAGVEVVDAPTAASVDEAVRTRQGATDLLVMSAAVADFRPAVVSPDKIKKDPNSQGAPVIALERTSDVLARVCADEVRPRVVVGFAAETGDLDEVLRLGRDKALRKGADLLVVNRVGGGHGFGDVPNHVHVLDRQGNVQVEASGTKDDVAEVVLREALEVLGTMTR, encoded by the coding sequence GTGTCCGCATCGGTCGTCCTCGGAGTCAGTGCGGGCATCGCCGCGTACAAGGCGGCCCACGTCCTGCGTCTCCTGGTCAAGGCCGGGATGGATGTGCACGTGGTGCCCACCCCTGCGAGCCTGTCCTTCGTCGGCGCCGCCACCTGGAGCGCCCTGTCGGGCAACCCCGTCCACACGGGGGTCTTCGACTCGGGTCTGGCGGACCACGTCGAGTTGGCGCGCACTGCCGACCTCGTCCTCGTCGTGCCCGCCACTGCGGACCTGGTCGCGCGGGTGCGCGCAGGCATGGCGGACGACCTGCTCACGACGACAATCCTTGCCGCCTCGTGCCCCGTCGTCCTTGCCCCCGCCATGCACACCCAAATGTGGGCCTCACCCGCAACTCGCGACAACATCACGACACTTCGCGCGCGAGGAATCCACGTCATCGACCCGGTCAGCGGGGACCTGAGTTCGGGGGACGCCGGAGTCGGACGCCTGCCGGAACCCGAGGACATCGTCGCCCAGGCGCTGCAGGTGCTCGACTCCGTCCCCGGTGGCACCCCTGCACAGGCGCAGGACATGCGGGGGCTGCGCGTCCTCGTCACCGCAGGCGGCACCCGCGAACCTCTGGACCCCGTCCGATTCATCGGCAACATCTCATCCGGACGCCAAGGTTGCGCGATCGCCCGCGCCGCCCGAGGGCGCGGAGCACAGGTGACCCTCATCGCCTCCAATGTGGACGGCGACCTGCTCCCCGCAGGAGTCGAGGTGGTCGATGCACCCACCGCAGCATCCGTGGACGAGGCCGTGCGCACCCGCCAGGGCGCGACGGACCTGCTCGTCATGAGCGCCGCAGTGGCGGACTTCCGCCCCGCCGTGGTCAGTCCCGACAAGATCAAGAAGGACCCGAACTCCCAAGGCGCCCCCGTCATCGCCCTGGAGCGCACCAGCGACGTGCTCGCACGTGTGTGCGCCGACGAGGTGCGTCCGCGGGTCGTCGTGGGATTCGCCGCCGAGACCGGTGATCTCGACGAGGTCCTTCGCCTCGGGCGCGACAAGGCCCTGCGCAAGGGAGCAGACCTGCTGGTCGTCAATCGTGTGGGTGGGGGACACGGCTTCGGGGACGTCCCCAACCACGTCCACGTCCTCGACCGTCAAGGGAATGTGCAGGTGGAGGCCTCCGGCACGAAGGACGACGTGGCCGAGGTCGTGCTCCGTGAGGCCCTCGAGGTGCTGGGTACGATGACACGGTGA
- the rpoZ gene encoding DNA-directed RNA polymerase subunit omega, which yields MSGIVAQPVGITYPPIDDLLSRVDSKYALVIFAARRARQINSYNLQLEQNMIQVVGPVVEVEPDEKPLAIALREIDEGMLTLEANPDA from the coding sequence ATGTCCGGAATCGTCGCACAACCCGTGGGCATCACCTACCCGCCGATCGACGACCTGCTCAGCCGGGTCGACTCGAAGTACGCGTTGGTGATCTTCGCGGCACGTCGCGCCCGACAGATCAACTCCTACAATCTCCAGCTCGAGCAGAACATGATCCAGGTCGTGGGCCCCGTGGTCGAGGTCGAGCCGGATGAGAAGCCCTTGGCCATCGCCCTGCGCGAGATCGACGAGGGCATGCTCACCCTCGAGGCCAACCCCGACGCCTGA
- the gmk gene encoding guanylate kinase has translation MTSPVLLVLVGPSGVGKGTVVRRLREKHPQIVLSVSATTRAPRVGEVDAVHYHFISPQRFDALVTEGGMLEWAQVFGLDKYGTPRQPVLDALAEGHPVILEIDLEGARQVRGTMPDALFVFLAPPSPEELERRLVERGTEAPEAIARRLATARTEMASMGEFDAVVTNVDVEQAASELARLMGLE, from the coding sequence ATGACATCGCCCGTCCTGCTCGTCCTCGTCGGTCCCAGTGGAGTGGGAAAGGGAACCGTCGTACGGCGTCTGCGTGAGAAGCACCCGCAGATCGTCCTGTCGGTTTCCGCCACCACCCGTGCACCACGAGTCGGCGAGGTCGACGCAGTCCACTACCACTTCATCTCACCGCAGCGTTTCGACGCCCTCGTCACCGAGGGCGGAATGCTCGAATGGGCGCAGGTCTTCGGCCTCGACAAGTACGGAACTCCCCGCCAACCGGTCCTCGACGCCTTGGCGGAGGGACATCCCGTGATCCTCGAGATCGACCTGGAGGGCGCCCGGCAGGTGCGAGGCACCATGCCGGACGCCCTCTTCGTCTTCCTCGCCCCGCCCTCGCCCGAAGAACTGGAGCGTCGCTTGGTCGAGCGGGGAACCGAGGCCCCTGAGGCCATCGCCCGACGCCTGGCCACTGCGCGGACCGAGATGGCGTCCATGGGCGAATTCGACGCGGTTGTGACCAACGTCGACGTCGAACAGGCCGCGTCGGAACTGGCTCGACTCATGGGGCTGGAGTAG
- the mihF gene encoding integration host factor, actinobacterial type, whose protein sequence is MALPDLTPQERAAALEKATRARRRRAEVKAALKNKDLMLSDVLKLAEDDEALAKMKVVSLLESLPRVGVHTAAVIMEEVRIAPSRRVRGLGPVQRDELIRRFG, encoded by the coding sequence CACTTCCTGATCTGACCCCGCAAGAACGCGCAGCGGCACTGGAGAAGGCGACACGCGCACGTCGTCGTCGGGCAGAGGTCAAAGCGGCACTGAAGAACAAGGACCTCATGCTCTCCGACGTGCTCAAACTCGCCGAGGATGACGAGGCCTTGGCGAAGATGAAGGTCGTCTCCCTGCTCGAGTCCCTTCCCCGGGTCGGTGTGCACACCGCAGCCGTCATCATGGAAGAGGTCCGTATCGCGCCTTCACGGCGCGTACGCGGGCTCGGACCCGTCCAACGGGACGAACTCATTCGCCGTTTCGGCTGA